cagatgcagaaaaacacacagcgaagggacacagagagctgataatggggggaaggggagaaaaataaataaaataaatctttttttaaaaatttatatggttAGAGAATGTATATAATGGTCTAACCTCATGCAAACACTTCCTAGCATACTCAAaaaattttctttgcatttattttgtaTTGAATCAGTTTAGCTAGATATTCTTCACAATGAAATGTCCacacagtaaaaaagaaaaatttagagtTGGTAGTTCCTTGGTTAGCTTGATCTAAGAGAGGCAGATTAAAGATTTTCAGTCCAGTATTTGGGGCCTGTTTTATGAGACTGGCTGACCGTCTTTAAGATAATCAGACCTTAATTGTCTGATTACTTTAAAGTATCAGACAATTATCAGATCATTTTCCTCTGTACTGTGCACACAGGCTAGTGTCTTACATGACAAAGTCATATACTTTTACATCAGAAACACAACTTGCAGACCCATTCAAAGTCTAAATTCCTTGGCATAGCTTACTAGGCCCTGGAAAGTCTCTGCCCTGCTCCAGCCAAAAAGTATTCATCTCCTTGCTTCCCCATTTCTTGCCTTCTCGCCATAAATTCCAGCCTTTGGGACTACTTTTTGGTGGACTATCAACTTTCACCATGCTGTCCCAAATCTACTTTCTTTTTCACCTGGCcaattcctacttttttttttttttagctctcaCTTCAGACTTCATTTCTACCTCTGAGCTCTCCACCTCTCCTCGGTGGTCATGGATCCCCCTAAAAACTTCTCAGATACCGTATGCTTCCCCAGTCTCAGCACTCCTGGCCTGTAATGAAATCGCCTGATTAGTTGTCTATCCCACCATAGGCTCTGTGAAGACAGTGAAGTTATCTGTCATACTCACCCTTCATCTCTACCATTTAGCAATGTGCTTGGTATATTTATTGTATGCCAGCTCAAAAAACAGTTGTGGAATAAGtgaaacaaatgcaaaaatgtaTGTTTGTTGTTAGAAAAAGAGCTAAGACAGTACTTAATAGaagtttttataaaataagttGTATCTTTATAGACGATGTGTATGTGCATACTATGCTACATTTTGTGTTGGTTATTACAATTTACATTTCTATTATGATACAGGCTAGCCATCTCTGCCACCTAAAACAAACATTCATTATGTGGGCCTCTTCTTACTGTTACAGGATTTCAGAAGCCTAGGTATCAAGGATCATGTCAGTCTCTGATAGAATTTCCAAActcaaaagagatttaaaaaaaaaaaaaagttgtccaCAATCTTCAGACTTTTGAATATCTCCTTAGAAACATTTCTATGAGGACCTAAAGGCCAAGATAATGTTGAGGAAGAAGTGATTATAGAATATCATATATGATATATAGCATAcaatttagttatttaaaactgtATACATCCACAATTCTGtaggtatgtatatatgtataaacagTGGTTGTCTCTGAGCTGGGATTCAAAATGATCTTTACTTTCTTCTCTGtatctttctttttaacttttataatAATGGATATCATTTTTACAAAAGCAATCAAGTTGTTCttacaaagaaaatgtttttctccaAAATCACCCCTTTTaatcattaattatattttactttcactgtgatttttattcttttcccatttatcATCTTTTCTGCCGAAATATTAAAACAGTGCCCACCATACTGTCATGACTTCAGAGTTCTATTTCTTGTTAGGGACCTTTGGCATTAAACGAAGTAAACAGGGGTTTTCCAAATGAAAAGTAATGACATTGCTCTGCATTTCTCCCTATCTTAAAagatataatcatcatttctacCTGGTGATTTACCTAACACGTATCAGATATTGTGTTAATTTGGTACAAATCTGTTTCCCTCTAAATTCCTATCATCTGTGTTCCCCATTATATTGAACAGAAtgggtgttcaataaatacttgttaaacCAAAACAGAAGCAATCATTCCTCCAACAGACTCTATATGAGGAAGGAAAGGACAAAGGCAGAGAGgaggggaagatggatggaagaTATATTCTAAGGATGGACGGTAAAAGCGAAAGGGAGATTAGCATTTAAACCTCAGCAAATCAGCTCTCTTCACTTTGGTTTTCTACTTCCTTTGTCCCCTTTATCTTCCCCAATGGTCACTTCTTATTTCCCTGCGTCCACTTCTATCTCTGCATCTGTAGGTTGTCACCTTCTTTCCCTCCTGGTCTTGAATTGCCTTTGCCAGTTCATGACATTGTTGTCATTTGGAGATGTTGTTGCACAGGCATGCAGCTGGCAGCCACTGGCAGCCTCACACACCTGCAACCTCAAAGACAAAAGCCCAACAGACACCTTAAGGAACCCAATAGGCACGAATTGATAGGATAGCCAAAACGGCAAAGACAGATAAGAAAGACATGGGTAGTATTACAGAGACCTGGAAAATAAAgtgcaaaaaaacaaaaggacatCATCCGTCAGTTTCTCTCTCAAAATACTAAAATATAGCAGCCATACCTTCATCAGAAATTTGAAGCTGGTTTGTACTTTCAtctgattttctctttgttgtcTCTGAAGTTAAAATGAAACTCTTGAGCCTGGCACAGACTCATATGTATCTCAACTGCTGGGCAATTTAAGCTTGACTTCTGCCTGTCCTCAGGGCTACCCTGATTCTAAACATCCTTCTGTGACCTCATGTGCAAACCCTGGTTCCATTTGCCCCTTGTGACTTAAACAATGAGAGTTCCTTTTACAGCTACCAAGGTTCAGAAGCCCCAACAGTCCAGTTCCTTTACAGAATAGATTTTGGGTGACGTTTTAGAGCTGAGCACTTACCAGATTAGAACCAAAACCTTACATCACCCATCCTCAGACCTAAGAGGAAAGTGCATATACACCTTGACTTCTCCAGATGACACTGATGGGCCTTTGGCTCCTTGTTTCCACTGACCTCTTGAGTCGACTCAAAGACTGGTGTCAGGCATGCTCCTGCCGCTGATTCTAAAGCATCTCTTGAACCCCTGACAATCTGTCTTCTGTCCTCAGGCAATGGACAACAGAGTCCCCTCAGCCCTAGATCTGCCACAACTGCTGGCCCAGAGCACAGAGCAAAGCACGAGGGGTCCAAGAGGAGAGATGTACTTGCTGAGCAGCACTGCTGCAGTCCAGGCCCTAGCCAGTGTCATTCGGTCTTGTTTTGGCCCCTGTGGCCGACAGAAGCTCCTGGTGACTGCTAAAGGAGAAACAATCTGCACAGGGTATACCACTGCCATTCTCCAGGCCCTAGAACTGGAACATCCAGCAGCTTGGCTCCTCCGGGAAGCTGCCCAAACCCAAGCAGAGAACAGTGGAGACGGCATGGCCTTTGTGGTTCTTCTCACACAAGGTTTGCTTGAGCAGGCAGAACATGTGCTGCGGGCAGGCCTGCCTCGCTCCCAGCTCCGGGAGGCCTATGCAACAGCAACTACGGAGATCCTGGCGCTGTTGCCTTCCTTGGTGATCCGATCTCTGGGTCCTTTGGAAAATCCATTTTGGGCCCTCCATTCTGTAATGAATACCCATACTCTGCCCCAGGCAGACTTCTTGACCAATTTAGTAGCCCAGGCTTGCTGGGCTGCCAGGGAGCTGGATGGGAACTTTAAACCCCAGTGTGTTGGGGTGTGCACACTGCGTGGAGCCACCCTAGAGAATTCGTGCCTACTCCCAGGCTTGGCAGTGTCTGGGAAACCCTGTGGGCAAGTAACAATGGTGGTAGGTGGGGCCAGGGTGGCCCTCTTTGCTTGTCCCTTTGGACCTGCCAGTCTGAATGCACCAGCAAGTGCGCGTCTCTCTAATTCTGAGGAGCTATCTAAATTTAGGAAAGGAAGTGAGCAATTGATAGAAAAGCAAGTAGCACAGCTGGCAGCTATGGCTATTAATGTAGTGGTGGTATGGGGGGAAATTGATGAGAAGACCCTAATTCGTGCTGATAATTGCGGCATCATGGTTATTCAAACAAAGTCCCGGCGGGAGATAGCTTACCTGAGTGAGGTGTTGCACACCCCTTTGATGCCTCGCCTGCTTCCTCCCCTGGTGCCTGGAAAGTGCCAGAGGGTCTACGGACAGGAGCTGGGAGAAGCATTGGCTGTGGTATTTGAATGGGTATGTCCAGACACACCTGCCCTCACTTTGGTCCTCCGGGGGCCCACAACTGAGGGACTACGAGCCGCAGAGCAGGCTGCCTACCATGGCATTGATGCCTATTTCCAGCTGTGTCAGGATCCCAGGCTGCTTCCAGGAGCTGGGGCCACAGAGATGGCTCTGGCAAAAATACTctcagaaaaaggaagaaaatcgGAAGGGCCTAATGGTCCTGCATTCCTAGCGTTTGCCCGGGCCCTCAAGTCTCTTCCTGAAACTCTGGCAGAGAATGCAGGTTTAGCTGTCTCAGAGGTGATGGCAGAAATGCACGGAGCTCACCAAACTGGAAACTCCCTAATAGGAGTGGGAGAAGAAGGATTAATAAATGTGGCCCAGGAAGAGGTATGGGACACACTAATAGCCAAAGCCCAAGGGCTTCGAGTGGTAGCTGATGTGGTGCTACAGCTTCTGACTGTAAATGAAATTATAGTGGCCAGAAAAATTCCCACACAGAAGCGGGATTTGGATCCTGATTctaagaagacaaagaaatgtcCATCTCCTTCGAAAGAAAAACTCTTCGGCATGACTAAGTAGCAACATCCTCAATAAAACAGAGATTTCCAGGGAGGTACAATCACCCCCAAAATGAATGTTTGccttatttattccctccctatTTGGTACTAATAGAGTCAgtttctttagggaaaaaaaacccacctaaAGGAACATAAAAGTCCATTTCCGATTCTTGGTTTTTCTCATTTCCAATTTCTCTCCATCAGATTCTgttcatttcttaaaataagagcATGATTCAATTCTATTGAAGAATTTTTAACTAAGTGTGCTTTGGGGAtgcaaaagaaatacaataatcTCTTTCCAGCTATTTGAGTATCCATGCCTCATATTCTACTATATGTAAATTTATGTCTAGATGTCACTTTAGTAATCTGGAGAAAATCAATTCCAGCTTACAGGAGTTGCCAGTCTCTCCTGTTGTGGTTAtttggggtggggagtgaggggagGAGGAACAAAAAAATTGCTGGCAGACatagttgtttgttttgttgttgttgttattttctgttttgttttaagaaaaaagCATTCCTGGGGTAgataacagaagaaagaatgaacgGAATTGTACCATAGTTGTTGTGTAGGTGAGGAGACAGCTGAGGAGCACCTGGTAGGAGGATATCCAGAGCAGAGCTAAGTTTGGATACTGCAGCACCTTAAAGAAAGGGTTTAAGCAACAGGCACTAGGCTTGGCtttgaggagagagagagagttttttGCAGAGGTGAGTAGATTCAGCATATACTTCAACCATCCAAGTGACTCACCCTCTCTGGGAAAAGAGCAGAACCTAGGAGGCAGAAACTAGGATATGGGCAGCTGCAGactcttagaataaaataaaaaaaaaaaaaagaagaagagatttAAACATTTGGAAAGAGATCCAGACTCAAGAAACAAATGTGTTATATCAGGCATGTTAGCtgcaacaaaataaaattgaCGAGCATTCTGTCCAAACTCCGAGGAAGTGAAATCCTGAAAAGTTTTTAGTGAGCAAAGGATgataaatgcaaatgtataaaactATATTCATATTATTACTACTTAAGACGTGTAAAAcatctttgaattatttttactTGTACTGTCTTCAACATTATATTTTACTAAATACAACTCTTTTCATATGTCTCTCCTGTCCTCAATTTCCCTATTGTTCTTATTAAATCTTAAATTACATGACAGTGATTATGATATAAacagttaactttttttttaagatttattttttatttctttctctctcctccctctccccccgcaccccccatccccatttgtctgctctctgtgtccattcactgtgtgttcttctgtgtctgcttgcattcttgtcagcggcactgggaatctgtgtctgttttagtggcatcatcttgctgcatcagctctccatgtgtacagcaccactcctgggcaggctgcccttttatcgcatggggtggctctctttgcagggtgcatCCCTTGTGCAtgggagctcccctacacaggggacacccctgcatggcatggcactccttgcacgcatcagcactgagtatgggccagctcaccacatgggtcaggaggccctgggtttgaacccaggacctcccatatggtaagcagatgctccatcagttgagccaaatccacttcccagacaGTTAACTTTTTAATGCAGTTCAAAAGCActttacataatttttatttaatcttcaaaacaaatTTATGAGTAAGAAACTTGATTCTGAGTTACAGAAGACACAATTGAGcttcagaaaatttaaataaagttaCATAGAAAGTAGAAGAGGAAAATCCACCCTTATGGGTTTTTATTATCCACTGTTTTGTTTCCCCAACCATAAATTTCCTTATTGTGGATGATTTCAGAAATGTAACCCCTATGATTAGGGAGAATGTCGGTCTCAAAATGGCtctttgaaattttacaaaagcaatgtttttttttttttaatacttcccctcccacacacacaaaacattCTAGTTATAGATCTAATATATAGGTAGGCCCAGAAATTTAACATAGTATAGTTTAAATGTTCTAAGTTGATACACAAGGAACTTTTCCATAGTTTACTTTAGGGGAAATCACATTGTGAAATTTCATTCCCATCTCCTTTTTCCCTAGACTGTGCGTACACACATGAATCcatacaaaattatatatatgtaaaagccAGTTAAAATTAACATTAAGGACAGCCTtatgagggacaaaaaaaaaaggtggcgCAGTCAAACTGAACTGGCTTatgctaagagattttaaaagtagaaaagacTGACCCAAACTTGAAACTTGAGGAGGGGCACAAAGAAAATCAGGTACTTTATGGCTACCTCCCGTAGAGGTCCAGGAGCCTCTGCTACTGAGGTCCACTGAGTCATTCTGGTTCCCTTCCTTCGATTCTGTGAGCTGCCAAGTGccttcaaataaatctccttgaGTTAGTCAGGGTTGGTTTTCCCTTCTAGTAATCTAAAGAACATTAACTGAACTAGAAGGGAAGGAAATGTCATATAACAGTTAGGGTGATTTCCATAGGCATCTACAGGAATGGGCTTAGGGAAGAGGACCAGAATGGAGAGTTACTCCTAAGAAGAAAGTGGATGAGGGACAGGTTCCTTTCAACATCAGTTGAGGGTCATCTCCTCTCTCACAGCCTGCCTTCTAAGCTCTTGCTACTTAAATCCATGAAGCAGCGCAGCAACATCACTTAGGAgcatgttagaaatgcagaatctcaggtaCCTCCCTCCCAGACCCACTGTGTCAGAACTTGAACTTTAATAAGATTCCCCCATATCATTGGTATgcatattaaagtttgagaagcactgatctaAACCACAACCCTCACTTTTCTATATCCTGATTATGCCTAGAACCCCCTTTTTAAGTGTTAAAGTAAGTGACTCATACATCTAGTTTTTTTTCACCTATTGACTAAGGAGAAGTTAACCAGAATTTGTCCTTAATCTTACTAGGTCCAGACACTGTTTCTGAGGCTTCTCTTCCATGATGTGCTTCTCCTCAATTCTAAAAGCAGCTAGAATTCAGAAATGACAATTCCTAGAGTACATTCTCTGTGAAACTTTCAGCTGGTAGACTTGTCTATTCTTCTATTCCAATCCTCCTCCAGTTTAGGAACATCATTTTAAGGTGTTCTGAATTGGTCTGGCAAGCAGATGGCAAAGAACCAGATTTGGAGGTGTTAGGCAAGGAAAACGCAAACCTCTGTACCCTGGGAAATGGAGGAGATGGGTGCCTGGCTTAGGTGGTGAAGCCTAGGGGTGAGTGATCAGAACGGTTCCATCTACTGGGCACTAGAGAGCACAGGCCCAAGACAGGAACCTACAAAACTTTTGGagtcctaaagaaaaaaatagtcctTGATTCCAAATTATGAAATGTGATGAAATATGGAAAAGAAACCAGGAATGAGATAAAAGTACTTTGTCCCACACCTTTTTCTACGTGTGCCTCTTACAATATACACTGAGTTCCTTCTCCAGGGTCCTCTCTGCCTTAAGAGATTACGTCATGACAGGTGCTCTCCTTTTTAGGCTTACAAGTCTGAGGACTGTGTAATGCAAAGGCTAGAGGATACAGAAAGCTAAGATTCaaagaaggagagaaaacaaACATTCCTAACTGGAATACCTCAGTGGGAAGAAAGTATCTAGGTTCAGGGACCAAAACCTTTCATTTGTGAATAAACAAAACTAGTTTTATAAGACTTGCTTGTAAGCTAGACTGATATGAATTGCACATGCTTGCACCCCCCAAAACCACTCCCATTTCTGCTTGGGTCTTTCTGAAATCGTGACCAGCTCTTGATGCTTCACCAAAAATGTGAGGAGGGATGATAGTGTTAAGTACCAACTGACGGACTATTTCCCACTGTGATTTGTTGAAATTTCCCCCCTGTACTAGGTAACCTAATTAAGAGGCAGCCACCACCCCAAGGGAATGTTGTTACTGTAGCACTGAAATACCAAAACCTGCAAGAGGCATGTAAGGCACAGAAATCTTGGAAGGCTACTTGCTCGGCCAACTTTTTTCTCAGAACATCACGCACCCCaatacaaacacacaaaaatcctTCTTCCTAtctggggaggaagagggagaaggatAGGGTGGGAATGAGTGTGGTGCTGGTAGGATCTCTGAGAGGGGTTCTGCACTCCTCCCAGTAGGTTctaaaagggaaagggaaatagAATCTCCAGGAATGTTTGGGAATCTGAGAACAGAGGAAACTTTTCTGCTACCAATCTGAACCCTGGAGCCTCAGAGTTCTTTTTGTAGAGCAGAAatggctgtgggggaggggtggggaaaaaaGGGTAGGCAGATGAGGGACTCTTCCGTGGTGCTGAGCAGGCCTTAGAGAGCAGACAGGTTTCTCTGTGCCCCTGAAAAGCATGTATCAGTTATTTGAGGGTGTAGCTCCTGAACTCTGAGGGAATTTCAAGGTTGTGACAAGAGGTAGGACCATACTTGCCAAATAGGATTGTAAACTTTAGCGGAGGCTGACAAAGACAGAAAACAGGCTCAGACCAGATGCCTTCCACAGGACGCAAAGATACTGCAAAAGCCCATGGAATTTAGACCAATCTTgaagagagtgagagaaaagggagaaggaggacATCAAGAATTAGCTAAGATCTGGATtaatagaagaagaagaagaaggaaaaaaaaaaccacagaaagaCTAAAAGGACCTAGAATTCATTAGATTAAGTATTTTACCATTGGGCAGGAAAGATTCTGTTATagattgttttgttgttgttgttgttgttttaaagatttatttatttctctccccttcccccaccccccccccaaccccggttgtctgttctctgtgtcttgtttctttgtccgcttctgttgttgtcagctgcacgggaatctgtgtttctttttgctacgtcatcttgtgtcagctctccatgtgggcagcgccattcttaggcaggctgcactttctttcgcactgggcggctctccttatggggtgcactccttgcacgtggggctcccctacgtgggggacacccctatgcgtggggacacccctgcgtgtcagggcactccttgcgcgcatcagcactgcgcatggaccagctccacatgggtcaaggtggcccggggtttgaaccgtggacctcccatgtggcagaccgacgccctaaccactgggccaagtccgccacccacatACTTTGTATACACTCAAGAACAGGACTTGAAAATTCAGACTCTCTACAAATGTAAATATTGATTAAGGAATTCAGATACTATTCCCCATGACCAACAGAACTTGACATTACGTACTGTAATGCTGAGAAAGACTAGATGCTGGTGAGTGAAACAATGGTAATCTTTTTGTAATGCAGGACATATTTCAGAAGCAATTTTGTGCATTACACAGGTTAAAAAGAGTTGGCTATCTAGCAGCTTCCTTCTTACTCAGTGAAAACCCAGAAAGGAAAGGTGGATCCCAGCAACTTGAGAGTAGATATGCTCCTCTTCCCTGGACTCACaatgaaaaattgttttcatatcCAGATTTATATTAATTCTTTTTAGCATCTTAACAACTGTGTATTCTATTTCCTATGCCCACTGACTCCAGGACCCTAGTATTTCAGAGGCCCCCAACTGTGGCTACTTAAGGGTACCCTCTTAGGAGCCGCCCCAAACTCTGGATTAGCATTTTTCCTCTAGGAAAGAACAAGATGTATCAGTCAATCTCAGCCTTCCCTGtatagatgcaaaataccacatgCCTCATATATCATTCCTACATTTATGTGGAACCTCAAAAACTTCttcctatttcaattttttaatgtggtttgTTTGCAAAAGGCACAATAATCCATGAACCAGAGATGCAGTACTGTTTCATGTGAAAAAGTTTCCAAAGCTACTTGTGATGTTTTTCACATTAGGTTTTAATTTGCAAAGAATCTACATGCGCCTTAAAtcatgaaatgaaatagaaaacatttcaaaatatagcCAGATATTACTGAAATTCAAAGTTTTCATTTCAATGTTCAGCATCACACTACAGATAAAATACATAAGATTTATTGTGCTAATGCTACAGTCAGAAGCTAAGCTTAATTATTTTTGTGTGAATTTATACTTTGCCCTATACTATGATAGATATTATATAGTAGACAATGAAAGCATAATTAATgataaaatatagatatattaatgcaataaataaatatagatatattaatgcaatatttattcattaaaaagatCATACTTTATTGTCACATTTTACTAGCTTGAAAATTCATTAGGCAtaactgcttttttctttctcccccctctcatattttattttctatgaattattctttgtttttttcactgATTTATTTCAAAATCTTAATCATGTCTTTATTACCTGTCTCCTTATATTTTTTGTCTATGGTCTCTACTTTGCTATCGGTTTTTATTGAATTGTCCTTACAATGAGTAATTAATCATATtggccttttatttcattttatggctTCTTGAAATGCCCactcaattttattcttttccagCTTGAATAAGTTTACTTTTCCTGATAGTTTCAGAAAGATAATTCCCTATTTCTCCCCAAGATCTGGAATTTCTTTTCATTAATGTCTCTTCTTTCAATATTTTCACACTCTAGTGATCTCTTCAGCTCTTCAGTTTCataaaattttttctcttgt
This window of the Dasypus novemcinctus isolate mDasNov1 chromosome 5, mDasNov1.1.hap2, whole genome shotgun sequence genome carries:
- the CCT8L2 gene encoding T-complex protein 1 subunit theta-like 2, translated to MDNRVPSALDLPQLLAQSTEQSTRGPRGEMYLLSSTAAVQALASVIRSCFGPCGRQKLLVTAKGETICTGYTTAILQALELEHPAAWLLREAAQTQAENSGDGMAFVVLLTQGLLEQAEHVLRAGLPRSQLREAYATATTEILALLPSLVIRSLGPLENPFWALHSVMNTHTLPQADFLTNLVAQACWAARELDGNFKPQCVGVCTLRGATLENSCLLPGLAVSGKPCGQVTMVVGGARVALFACPFGPASLNAPASARLSNSEELSKFRKGSEQLIEKQVAQLAAMAINVVVVWGEIDEKTLIRADNCGIMVIQTKSRREIAYLSEVLHTPLMPRLLPPLVPGKCQRVYGQELGEALAVVFEWVCPDTPALTLVLRGPTTEGLRAAEQAAYHGIDAYFQLCQDPRLLPGAGATEMALAKILSEKGRKSEGPNGPAFLAFARALKSLPETLAENAGLAVSEVMAEMHGAHQTGNSLIGVGEEGLINVAQEEVWDTLIAKAQGLRVVADVVLQLLTVNEIIVARKIPTQKRDLDPDSKKTKKCPSPSKEKLFGMTK